TCGGCTTTTGTCCTCTCCGGAGTGCCAGGCAGAGCCGGCTACCCTATGTCTCCCCCCAGCAGCCGGGGCCGGCTGTGCCAGGGCCGGCTGTGCCAGGGCCAGCCTGGGGGGTAGTTGCTGAGATCACTGGGCCTTTGCTCCCTGAATCCaccctggggagagggagggcagccTGGCTGGGTGAGAGGGGTCAGCTTGTTCAGGACTGTGGCAAAAACTCCTGGCTCCTAAGAGAGAAGGGGGTTGACAAGCTAGATAACTCAGTTTCTAACTGTTGAGGGGGTTGGGTGTGTGGACTCCTGGGTccaagggaggaggggctggggcctggactcctggtctCCAAGGCAGAGGAGCCTGGGACAAGGACTCCCATTTGAGCTGGGCCTGGGAACAAGCAGAGGGGACAGGgagttgggctccctgctgtgtTTACAGCACGTGGTCTCACTGTCCCTTCTGGATGGGAGGTGGAGCAAGTGGCCACACCCTAGGAGGGCTTGGCCTCTCCCCAGTTTATCGCCCCAGGCAGCTACTGGCACTAGCCACAGTCCGTGGGGCCCAGCCGGCAGCTCAGCCTGGGGGAGCTCAGAAGAGGTCTGGGAGGGGTGAGTGTACCCTCCTGCTGAGAGACAGGAATGGCCACCGTAAAACTCCAGGGCCTGGAATGGAGGGGAGACACCTTCTTCTGGGAGCGGAGGGGGCCATCCACCCAGAAGCCAGGCAAGGTGCTGAGTGGGCTTCAGGAAGGAAATCTCTGGAGCAGAGGGCACCATTTCCACCAAAGGGGACAAAAGTAGTTGTCCAGGGCCTGAGTGACAGTACAGGGGTCCCAGAGGGAAAATCACCAGGGATTCTGAAGTGTGGGGAGTCGGACCTAGTCCAGGGCAAGGTTcgggtttttttcttatttttttaaacatttacttattttgagagagagagagacaaagtgcaagcaggggaggggcagagaggagggagacatagaatctgaagcaggctccaggctctgaggtgtcagcacagagcccgatgctgggctcaaactcataggctttgagatcctgacctgagctgaagtcgactgcttaaccgactgagccaccaggcgccagGGCAAGTTTTTGAAGGCCATAACTAAaggcccagcctccagagcccTGGGAAGGAGACCAGTGTAAGTAAAGGCCCTCCACCcagagatctgggtttgaattctgcgCTGCCACTTTCAATGCAAGCTTCAGCTCCTTGCTGAACACCTCTGAGTCTCggtttctttgtaaaatggggatgctaCCAATAATACTTGAAACGCAAACGGAGGCAGTCTGGGTCTCAGGGTTAACAAGCACTaaatgagcacacacacacagaaagtaagagcaggcctggcacagagtgggcccAAAGCTAATGGCAGCGGTGAGTACTGCTGTTCCAGGCAGGGGAGTGGGGTTGGCCTGTGAAATCTAAGCCAAGCGGAGAGGACTGGAGGCCAGGGGAcccagctggggaggagcaggacCAAGTTGTGGATATCccacagaggaacagagaggcagCTAAGTTTGGAGGGGGTTCCACAGCCAGACTTGAGGCACCAGGAGGGGGCAGGAGTGACTCCTCAGCTACAGGTAAGGCTAGAATTATGAACTGGGTTCAGGAAGAGAATTGGGCTTGAGACCAAGGTCCTGGGACACCACCAGGTAGATGGGGGGACAGAGGGCTGAGCTCTCTCAAATATTGGTGGAAGGGAAGGGTCTATGGGTGATGCCTGGGGCCTGAGAAGGAGGCGGGAAGGGGGCCTGAAAAAGAAGGGGATGGGGCCCCCGACTCCACCCTTGGGtccgagggaggaggggtggtccAGCCCTGCCTAATCGGGCCTCCCAACTGGCCCACAGCCTCACGGCTCACGCACAGCATGGACCTGCACACGATGACACAGTCGCTGGTGACTCTGGCGGAAGACAACATGGCCTTCTTCTCGAGCCAGGGCCCTGGGGAAACAGCAAGACGGCTGTCGGGAGTCTTTGCGGGCATCCGGGAGCAGGCGCTGGGGCTGGAGCCAGCCCTGGGCCGCCTGCTGAGCGTGGCGCACCTCTTTGACCTGGACGCAGAGACGCCAGCCAATGGGTACCGGAGCCTAGTGCACACAGCCCGCTGCTGCCTGGCGCACCTGCTACACAAATCACGCTACGTGGCCTCCAACCGCCGCAGCATCTTCTTCCGCACCAGCCACAACCTAGCAGAACTCGAGGCCTACCTGGCTGCCCTCACCCAGCTCCGGGCCCTAGCCTACTATGCCCAGCACCTGCTGGCCACCAACCAGCCCGGGGGACTCTTCTTTGAGGGCGACGAGGGGCTCACTGCTGACTTCCTGCGCGAGTACGTCACTCTGCATAAGGGCTGCTTCTATGGCCGCTGCCTGGGCTTCCAGGTGAGCTCCCTGCCCTGTTCCTCTGGGCCCACAGGCCCCTGACCTGGCCCAATGGCATAGTTCAATACCCACAGTGGTCAGTATTACTGGGTTCTGGAAATAGTAGATTCAGAATGGGGACACTGTCTAGGGCTCGGACACGGCACTGGGGGTCTCAAACTTGTGGCCCCTGGGCCGATTCCACGGTGCGGTAAGAAATCTTTAACTCACATAGCTTTTTGCACCAGGATCCCCACTGCTCTCTATTGTCCCAAACTCAGGAGATTCGTTCACTCTTTTCTATGACCTATCTGGCCCCTGAAATCATTTGAGACTCCTTAGAAAGGTAGTTAATAATGTTCTCAAAGGCCTATTTATAAGAGCACACCCCGTTCAGTCATCCCCACtggaggctggggcaggaaggaggaagcgCGCtagctcccattttacagaggctCAAGGGGCCCTCGTCACAGCTGTTCAGCTGGACCCTGGTTGGCCTGGGCTTCCTGGCTCACCTAAGGAGCTGTAGAATCAGGATTTTCAGGCCACGGGGAAGGCCAAGGAGCACATCTAAGTTGGTGACAGCAAGGAAGATCTCTCCTCCCTGAACCAGGGCCCTAACTCCCAGGTcttctcccaccctctgcccaccccaaCCACCCCCAGGGAGATACCACtcatctctgcactgacaggaagGCAGCCTGGGAGCCTTTAGACTCATAGGAAAAGTAGTTTGGGGACTGAGAATTGGGGGTCCTTGGGGCTCAAGAACAACTTGCTACTGTGTGAGGTCAGTACAGGGTCCCTCAGCCTCCAGatccttcagatcctctctgtgcctcccccaaaCCTGCAACTCCCCAGCTGATCTTGGCCGACCCTCAGCCTTCATCCCACCCCACCTTTCCATGCTTCCCCACAGGGCGGCCTGTCCTCACCAGCCCGGCCTGGGTGTTCCTGGGAAATTCCTTTCACCTAAACTGACCCCACAAATATTGATCAGCCCAGCTGAGCCAGCTGGCTCCTCCCTGTGTCCCAGCCAGGACCTTGGAGTCACGGGAGAGAAACCCTGGGGCCACACAAGTCAGCATTCCAGCCACAATGGCCAGGCACCACTGTGCCCTCTGGCCCACTGGGCCCCTGGCCAGGGGCAAGGTCATGCCTGACAGCTATTCTCTAAGGGCCCAGCTGCTGTGCTGCAGGACAGCTCCCCCCCTCTAAAATGTCAGCCCAGCAGGACAGAGGCCTCCTGTGTGGCTCTTGTTCAGCTCCTGTTCAAGTACTTAGCACACAGTAGGATATAGgccaatatttgttaaatgaacaaaagaacCCTGCTGGCCCCTTGCCCAGCTTCCTGTGGCTTTTTTCCCTCTGATCTTGtacccagccacccccacccccatcttgtcTTGGCTGCCCAGCTCCTCTCTCAGACGCATTCTCCATTTggctgtctttctgtctcaagaTCTCTGGCCCTTTCTGTCTCTGACCATCTCCTGTCTGTCTTCCTGCTGCCCAGGAACTGGCCTCCTCTCTGTCCTTGCTGACTTTCAGGAAATCCCTGCATCACCTTACTCCCAGCCCTCTATGGCTCCACCCACATCTGGAATAAATACAAATTCCTTAAGCCCTAAGTGAGCCCCCTttgcttctctgacctcagccaccgcccctctcccctggttCACTCTGCTCCAGCGACACGTGTTATCCACACCAAGCACAGacagcctcagagcctttgcacttgCCGTGTCCCCTGCAGGGAACAGCATTCCCTCACTTCCTCTGGATCCCTTCTCAAGTGCCCTCCTAGATACCCGTCTAAGTGCCCTCCTAGATACCCTAGTCATCACTCCATGTCCCCTCCACCTACTGTCTTTTCAAAGCATTAGTCATTAAACATAACACCATAAAACATATGCCTTTATTTGCTTATTGTCAGCcttctctttgacatcagctccGTGAAGGCACCTAGAGCAGTACTGGAGCTCActaaatgtgtgttgaatgacCACGCCTCCCCACAAACCacgtctctgcccctcactcctgcCTGCCTCCGGTCCTTCCTGGGCAGTGGGTGACACAGCGGCATCTCTCCACAGTTCACGCCTGCCATCCGGCCATTCCTGCAGACCATCTCCATCGGGCTGGTGTCCTTCGGGGAGCACTATAAGCGCAAGGAAACAGGCCTTGGTGAGTCCTGGCCGGACCCTGCCTGcagcctcacctccctccctgtccctcctcctgcttccACTTCTACCCCTAACTGCCCCCTTCCCGCCAGGCTCCCTGACACCTCTCCCAACCCCTAGGTGTGACAGCCAGCTCCCTCTTCACCAGCGGCCGCTTCGCCATCGACCCAGAGCTACGCGGGGCTGAGTTTGAGCGGATCATACAGAACCTAGATGTGCACTTCTGGAAAGCCTTCTGGAACATCACTGAAATAGAGGTGCTCTCGGTGAGCACCTGTTATAAGATGGGAACACGGGCACACTGGGACCCAGAGACCCATCCCAGGTCACATCAGGCCTCTGCAGGGCTCTAAGCCTGGGATGTGATGTGATGGAAAGGATGGGATGAGGGTGGGGATCAGAGGGGAGGCATGAGAGGAACCCCTGCAAGCAGCTTCTCCCCAGTGCCCCTCCTGTCTCCTCCCGCCAGTCTCTAGCGAACATGACATCCACCACCGTGAGAGTAAGCCGCCTGCTCAGTCTGCCACCAGAGGCCTTTGAAATGCCGCTGACTGCTGACCCCAAGCTCACAGTCACCATCTCACCCCCGCTGGCGCACACGGGCCCAGGGCCAGTCCTTGTCAGGCTCATCTCCTATGACCTACGTGAAGGACAGGTAGGAGATACAGAGCCAAGGAGCACAGGCAGCCCGCTCCCCAGATGCCCTCCCACCTTTCACTGCTTACACCTGCCCCCCATCCTGTTTCTCTGAGCACACCCCCTTGGTGGGTGAGGCCTAGATGGGCCGCCCCAGCCTCACCCAcatcctcctccctcaccccccaggaCAGCGAGGAGCTCAACAGCCTGGTGAAGTCCGAGGGTccccggagcctggagctgcgGCCACGCCCCCAGCAGGCTCCCCGTTCACAGTCCCTGGTGGTGCACATCCATGGCGGCGGCTTCGTGGCCCAGACTTCCAAATCCCACGAGCCCTACCTCAAGAGTTGGGCCCAGGAGCTGGGCACCCCCATCCTCTCCATCGACTACTCCCTGGCCCCCGAGGCCCCCTTCCCCCGGGCACTGGAGGAGTGCTTCTATGCTTACTGCTGGGCTGTCAAGCACTGCGCCCTCCTCGGTGAGCCCCAGCCCCTCACTGCACCCACCCctgtccctgctcccaccccagcctgctgcagcccccaccccacactgcgTGGAAAGTGGGCCATGTATGTGCCCAGGCCTCAGTCTTgcaccccctgcctcccctctcctaCCTGCTACCACCCTCCTACTCCTGCTACCTGTtcgcccccctcctgccccaccgcTCCCCAGACCCTCCATCTTAACCACTTCCTCCTTCTGTTTCCTGCTTCCAGCCCtgacaccccaccccaccccccacttctccATCACCTCtgatcttctctcttctcctgctgTTTCTCCACCCCCCTGTCCTGCGCTGCCAGCCTCCTAGCCCTTGCTCCAGCCCATTCTTCCATTCCTCTGACCTCCTGCTTCTGACATCTTCAGAGGTACCAGGCAGGGTGGGGTCATGCCCCAGGGCACAGGGATGTGGCTCTTTTGCAAGGTCAGCTGAACCCTGCCCTTCCATCTCCAGGCCTCAGCTGCACCCCTGTCCTAAATGGGCCTTTGGTCTCCCCTTTCCCAGCATCTGGCCTCCTTGCTTCTGACCTCTAGCCTCTTAAGCTTCACAGAGCTTCCCGATCTCCACATCTCAGTCCACCTGATCCCCTGTCCACTATCCCCCCAAATCCGCACCTCAGTTTACCAATCTCTAAAATTGCAGTTGGCTAgactctggggctggggcccccATACCCCACTTCTGACAGTCCAGTGCTCCTGGCTCAGAGCTTGAGTTCCTCCCTGCCAGGCTGACCAAGCCCTCTCCAACCCAGGCTCAACAGGGGAGCGGATATGCCTCGCAGGGGACAGCGCAGGTGGGAACCTCTGCTTTACCATGTCCCTGAGGGCAGCAGCCTTCGGGGTGCGGGTGCCAGATGGCATCATGGCAGCTTACCCGGCCACAATGCTACAATCTACCGCCTCTCCCTCCCGCCTTCTGAGCCTCATGGACCCTCTGCTGCCCCTCAGTGTGCTCACCAAGTGTGTCAGCGCCTATGCTGGTAAGGCCACTACGCACAGAGctggggggctggagggctgCTTGGATCCTGCAGGGACAGGGGCTAGAGCCCAGTGTCCTGGGGCTGAAGAGAGGAAATCTGAGTCTCCTTGTCCCTACTGAAGCCATCAGATATTCTTGGGTCCCTGGGGGCAGAGATGCCTCAAGTTCCGGGTGTTGAGACTAGGCCTCAGCCCCCCGCATATACTCCACAGGTGGAGAGATAGAGGACCACTCCGACCCGAACCAGAAAGCGCTGGGCATGATGGGGCTGGTGCAGCGGGACACAGCCCTGCTCTTCCGAGACCTCCGCCTGGGTGCCTCCTCATGGCTCCACTCCTTCCTGGACCTGAGTGGGCACAAGTCCCACACAAACTCAGTGCCCATGGCAGGTGAGTAAAGccctcccctcacacacacattcagggTGGGCCAGGGGCAGCCTGGCACACCAAAAGTCCTAGGGGAGGAAAGGGGCTGTGTCCTGGGGTGCTCAGGGAAGCAGAGATCACCTTCTGGCTCTAACCCCCTATTTATCCCTGGCAACTACCACAAAGCCTTGATTTTCCATGACGGTCCACATCCTAGAATTGCTAGGACTTCTGGTCTACCGGGTTATCTCAGAACTCCCGAGAACTATAGCATTTAGCTTTCCAAACAGTCCATCGCAGAAAAGAACACTGGGAAATGACTCAGAAGGCCTGCCACATGTGCTGATTTTCAATCCAGAGAATGCCACTCAAATCGCTTGGGCCTTGAGCTGGGAATCCAGCCTTCCTAGATTCTTTCCAGACTTTTAACAGAGACACATGGGGGTAATACCTCGCTCCAGGGGCTGGCCTaggagcctggggtggggaggtcagCAGAGGTTCCCAGCCTTGAGTGCGTGGCAGGATCCTCAGGCAGCCAAAACTCACTTCCATCCAAGGATCTATTTTTTCCcaccatttttttgtttaaacattttaatgattttaaagtaTAGCCAACTCAACTTATTTTCTATCTCCAGCAAACCAACAGTATTTTCTGAATAACAGAGAGCGCAGATTCGAAAGTAGATACCATTCCTATTCAGAAAAGTATTCCAATTGAATGTGTTTTACTTTAACCTTTTAAATTTTAGGATATTCAAATGGatgcaaataaatacacacaaaaacaaaagagatctGGGACCACTGAACCCTGAGGCTTTCCTGGTAGGGTAAAGGAGACAAGTGCAGGCCCTAGAGGGACAAGCACCAGCCTAGCAAGCTGCTGTAGTGGGAGCTCGCTGCTTGCTAGGTGACCTGGGTGACCGGAGCGAGGTTCACTGTGAGCCTTTCTTTGCTCCTCCGTGAAATGAGGCACAAGAGTACCTGCCTCATGAGGTTGTTGTAGGGACTTCGCGCACCGGTTTGTGCCAAGCTCCCAGCCCaaacctgacacacagtaggtgctcctaGAAGAGCCCAGCACCCCTGACAGGCTGTGCCCTGTGACTCTGGCCAGTAGTTCTGTTCCAGTGACCTCCCACCCCTGGGTCACAGAGCCCTTATGCAGTCATTCTTATATCATCTCACATTGTGCCTTCATGGATTtttatataaagacaaaaaataaaataaaatagaaacctgAAAAATGCAGGGTCCCGGCCCTAGGGGCAAGCAGCATGGAGATCCTCGAATTAATGGAGTTGAGGCCAAGGTGCGGCGTACCACGTGGGTCGAAACGCACCTCGGCATCATCTGGGCACTTGCTAGCCTGGCCATTCAAAAGGAAGGGGTAAAACTAAAGGACGTGAAGGAATTGTGGGGAGCAGATCTACACGGCTATAGGTGCGGGATCCCTGGGAACTGAACAGGCTCCCAAGACTCTCTTTAGCTCCTCGTGAACACGGCCTCCTTTCAAGTCATGTGGGCCTGCTCACTACTCTATTTTGATCTGCTCACGGCCTCCACATTGAGTGGCTCTAACAAGTTGGCTGGGCCTCACGCTGGGGTCAGGGAGGTGGTTGGAACCAGGCACCAGGCCTAGTAATAAAACATGATACAGCACGACCTCCCGGCGGGGAGCAGTACCTCATCCCACTGAGTCTTTACTGCCTCCTAGTAGGTCAAGactatttttgctcttttttttaagtttatttattttgagagagagagtgagaaaggagagagggagagagagaatctgatctgctatcagtgcagagccccacatggggctcgatctcaccaaccgtgtgatcatgacctgagccgaaacaaagagtcagtcacttaactgactgagccacccaggcgccctagaggTGAGGACTATTTTTATTGCCTCTttgtacagaagaggaaactgaggctcccagaGGTAAACTGACTTGCATTTAACCTTCCCAGTCACCACACACACCTCCACCTCCACAACCACGTGACTCCTTTCACCTCCCCCTTGGAGTTGCAGCTTGG
The Lynx canadensis isolate LIC74 chromosome E2, mLynCan4.pri.v2, whole genome shotgun sequence genome window above contains:
- the LIPE gene encoding hormone-sensitive lipase isoform X2, with product MGGGASGHTLGGLGLSPVYRPRQLLALATVRGAQPAAQPGGAQKRSGRASRLTHSMDLHTMTQSLVTLAEDNMAFFSSQGPGETARRLSGVFAGIREQALGLEPALGRLLSVAHLFDLDAETPANGYRSLVHTARCCLAHLLHKSRYVASNRRSIFFRTSHNLAELEAYLAALTQLRALAYYAQHLLATNQPGGLFFEGDEGLTADFLREYVTLHKGCFYGRCLGFQFTPAIRPFLQTISIGLVSFGEHYKRKETGLGVTASSLFTSGRFAIDPELRGAEFERIIQNLDVHFWKAFWNITEIEVLSSLANMTSTTVRVSRLLSLPPEAFEMPLTADPKLTVTISPPLAHTGPGPVLVRLISYDLREGQDSEELNSLVKSEGPRSLELRPRPQQAPRSQSLVVHIHGGGFVAQTSKSHEPYLKSWAQELGTPILSIDYSLAPEAPFPRALEECFYAYCWAVKHCALLGSTGERICLAGDSAGGNLCFTMSLRAAAFGVRVPDGIMAAYPATMLQSTASPSRLLSLMDPLLPLSVLTKCVSAYAGGEIEDHSDPNQKALGMMGLVQRDTALLFRDLRLGASSWLHSFLDLSGHKSHTNSVPMAEPMRRSVSEAALAQPEGPLGTDSFKSLTLHDLSLKGNSDTSGSPELSLSAETLGPSMPSNVNFLPGPDARKDAKAPGELRAKDRGQGVLANFPEGFHPRRASQGPTRMPIYSSPIVKNPFMSPLLAPDSMLQSLPPVHIVACALDPMLDDSVMFARRLRGLGKPVTLCVVEDLPHGFLSLAALCRETRQAAALCVERIRLILTQPAAPAAPAAPTEPRV
- the LIPE gene encoding hormone-sensitive lipase isoform X4, giving the protein MEGRHLLLGAEGAIHPEARQASRLTHSMDLHTMTQSLVTLAEDNMAFFSSQGPGETARRLSGVFAGIREQALGLEPALGRLLSVAHLFDLDAETPANGYRSLVHTARCCLAHLLHKSRYVASNRRSIFFRTSHNLAELEAYLAALTQLRALAYYAQHLLATNQPGGLFFEGDEGLTADFLREYVTLHKGCFYGRCLGFQFTPAIRPFLQTISIGLVSFGEHYKRKETGLGVTASSLFTSGRFAIDPELRGAEFERIIQNLDVHFWKAFWNITEIEVLSSLANMTSTTVRVSRLLSLPPEAFEMPLTADPKLTVTISPPLAHTGPGPVLVRLISYDLREGQDSEELNSLVKSEGPRSLELRPRPQQAPRSQSLVVHIHGGGFVAQTSKSHEPYLKSWAQELGTPILSIDYSLAPEAPFPRALEECFYAYCWAVKHCALLGSTGERICLAGDSAGGNLCFTMSLRAAAFGVRVPDGIMAAYPATMLQSTASPSRLLSLMDPLLPLSVLTKCVSAYAGGEIEDHSDPNQKALGMMGLVQRDTALLFRDLRLGASSWLHSFLDLSGHKSHTNSVPMAEPMRRSVSEAALAQPEGPLGTDSFKSLTLHDLSLKGNSDTSGSPELSLSAETLGPSMPSNVNFLPGPDARKDAKAPGELRAKDRGQGVLANFPEGFHPRRASQGPTRMPIYSSPIVKNPFMSPLLAPDSMLQSLPPVHIVACALDPMLDDSVMFARRLRGLGKPVTLCVVEDLPHGFLSLAALCRETRQAAALCVERIRLILTQPAAPAAPAAPTEPRV
- the LIPE gene encoding hormone-sensitive lipase isoform X3, whose translation is MESVWGTGPSRAAGAPASKRAKDESKSRSRRRWRKGKTKASRLTHSMDLHTMTQSLVTLAEDNMAFFSSQGPGETARRLSGVFAGIREQALGLEPALGRLLSVAHLFDLDAETPANGYRSLVHTARCCLAHLLHKSRYVASNRRSIFFRTSHNLAELEAYLAALTQLRALAYYAQHLLATNQPGGLFFEGDEGLTADFLREYVTLHKGCFYGRCLGFQFTPAIRPFLQTISIGLVSFGEHYKRKETGLGVTASSLFTSGRFAIDPELRGAEFERIIQNLDVHFWKAFWNITEIEVLSSLANMTSTTVRVSRLLSLPPEAFEMPLTADPKLTVTISPPLAHTGPGPVLVRLISYDLREGQDSEELNSLVKSEGPRSLELRPRPQQAPRSQSLVVHIHGGGFVAQTSKSHEPYLKSWAQELGTPILSIDYSLAPEAPFPRALEECFYAYCWAVKHCALLGSTGERICLAGDSAGGNLCFTMSLRAAAFGVRVPDGIMAAYPATMLQSTASPSRLLSLMDPLLPLSVLTKCVSAYAGGEIEDHSDPNQKALGMMGLVQRDTALLFRDLRLGASSWLHSFLDLSGHKSHTNSVPMAEPMRRSVSEAALAQPEGPLGTDSFKSLTLHDLSLKGNSDTSGSPELSLSAETLGPSMPSNVNFLPGPDARKDAKAPGELRAKDRGQGVLANFPEGFHPRRASQGPTRMPIYSSPIVKNPFMSPLLAPDSMLQSLPPVHIVACALDPMLDDSVMFARRLRGLGKPVTLCVVEDLPHGFLSLAALCRETRQAAALCVERIRLILTQPAAPAAPAAPTEPRV
- the LIPE gene encoding hormone-sensitive lipase isoform X1; amino-acid sequence: MKPGKSTSPEREITTVKPGSKSVSSPDWEPKPPQTPITQTEPGPKSTATAQPESKTHQEPNTQQDPDPQQRPLTQQGPLAQREAEEQHRPSIQQNSALWQELLAPQEPAPQQSPCIHRVPFTQQQAASQQGPGPQKESETQQEAELRGAHVAEPVPGPVEQPPEQQEAGSTPPAQPTPGPKNESPAQTESIPQERPEQSDPTAQQTDPAQGAKSQERSSTDWRFLSKLHQLSTQQPASEWRTSFDCVTDSDLESDLGSPVQSNLPTKRSRTVALGTKLTFKGKHEVASGYGGKAAHRKKTTSQNPRDTASRLTHSMDLHTMTQSLVTLAEDNMAFFSSQGPGETARRLSGVFAGIREQALGLEPALGRLLSVAHLFDLDAETPANGYRSLVHTARCCLAHLLHKSRYVASNRRSIFFRTSHNLAELEAYLAALTQLRALAYYAQHLLATNQPGGLFFEGDEGLTADFLREYVTLHKGCFYGRCLGFQFTPAIRPFLQTISIGLVSFGEHYKRKETGLGVTASSLFTSGRFAIDPELRGAEFERIIQNLDVHFWKAFWNITEIEVLSSLANMTSTTVRVSRLLSLPPEAFEMPLTADPKLTVTISPPLAHTGPGPVLVRLISYDLREGQDSEELNSLVKSEGPRSLELRPRPQQAPRSQSLVVHIHGGGFVAQTSKSHEPYLKSWAQELGTPILSIDYSLAPEAPFPRALEECFYAYCWAVKHCALLGSTGERICLAGDSAGGNLCFTMSLRAAAFGVRVPDGIMAAYPATMLQSTASPSRLLSLMDPLLPLSVLTKCVSAYAGGEIEDHSDPNQKALGMMGLVQRDTALLFRDLRLGASSWLHSFLDLSGHKSHTNSVPMAEPMRRSVSEAALAQPEGPLGTDSFKSLTLHDLSLKGNSDTSGSPELSLSAETLGPSMPSNVNFLPGPDARKDAKAPGELRAKDRGQGVLANFPEGFHPRRASQGPTRMPIYSSPIVKNPFMSPLLAPDSMLQSLPPVHIVACALDPMLDDSVMFARRLRGLGKPVTLCVVEDLPHGFLSLAALCRETRQAAALCVERIRLILTQPAAPAAPAAPTEPRV
- the LIPE gene encoding hormone-sensitive lipase isoform X5 — its product is MDLHTMTQSLVTLAEDNMAFFSSQGPGETARRLSGVFAGIREQALGLEPALGRLLSVAHLFDLDAETPANGYRSLVHTARCCLAHLLHKSRYVASNRRSIFFRTSHNLAELEAYLAALTQLRALAYYAQHLLATNQPGGLFFEGDEGLTADFLREYVTLHKGCFYGRCLGFQFTPAIRPFLQTISIGLVSFGEHYKRKETGLGVTASSLFTSGRFAIDPELRGAEFERIIQNLDVHFWKAFWNITEIEVLSSLANMTSTTVRVSRLLSLPPEAFEMPLTADPKLTVTISPPLAHTGPGPVLVRLISYDLREGQDSEELNSLVKSEGPRSLELRPRPQQAPRSQSLVVHIHGGGFVAQTSKSHEPYLKSWAQELGTPILSIDYSLAPEAPFPRALEECFYAYCWAVKHCALLGSTGERICLAGDSAGGNLCFTMSLRAAAFGVRVPDGIMAAYPATMLQSTASPSRLLSLMDPLLPLSVLTKCVSAYAGGEIEDHSDPNQKALGMMGLVQRDTALLFRDLRLGASSWLHSFLDLSGHKSHTNSVPMAEPMRRSVSEAALAQPEGPLGTDSFKSLTLHDLSLKGNSDTSGSPELSLSAETLGPSMPSNVNFLPGPDARKDAKAPGELRAKDRGQGVLANFPEGFHPRRASQGPTRMPIYSSPIVKNPFMSPLLAPDSMLQSLPPVHIVACALDPMLDDSVMFARRLRGLGKPVTLCVVEDLPHGFLSLAALCRETRQAAALCVERIRLILTQPAAPAAPAAPTEPRV